In Pieris rapae chromosome 24, ilPieRapa1.1, whole genome shotgun sequence, a single window of DNA contains:
- the LOC110992827 gene encoding uncharacterized protein LOC110992827 codes for MLRTTFSKIKRVCSVALIPRIFQEDVKYAAQKKFTKHSMITSHATKTTSSNSGATDNNNFHGGDKKPEDNVQKSTENLAEDREKCDRVISKIFPPGDPLYATPTDKEVLEQKIEHIKEVEDGVPITFKEQKESDATNLYYDSEPNNYDTRYDGIADKCLQTPPKKVDEQLLRELGVDHIPENIDFYPQRPKQSYYSEVLYGKPQVVRYTNETPKTNELQKVNSLSDLEVDRSFKAELIQPLIFDSISLCESVGKGSEADNFDALEDTQLTPVILNPYASQSFPFHDYAIKDILLENTVEEESMTVTTGIDDVSNNNLIPPNEMDIESDERNVREKVEGAISGLAIPGESTSIETQPITTMVEKEFDILYTQPTSGPPDGPGTLHRQPEKVVKQSTSISSKSKEEKPPNTKNTSISDNQDPNDSDNINRISGVHERPDFLLNMQANVFADNASITEDLKEPIFARKTIVSYIEGSYKKPIIEIKIPVYNKKTEQSIEEATVHFKETDDNSVEQNTASYVREHSNVSASCGRGPAKTPKMQKYSNLERTVSHIEVTEKMPITENTPVLNVRLKPEYEGLLKDKKGVHQTEAANCNLDPNLTATGPIPNMVEKETVTLKELLRRIRERHRLELCREYYNRLTNMNMTEACSKPGTLGPNPCKGKDKSPCPPPPKCPSTTKKDPCAAKDDPCAPKKKDPCAPKKKDPCQQKDPCAKFLNSKIYDTLSLFRIYILPDFRNVNFQYRQYSSQVLSTRALQIRALNTPVLNVGTDTVKDVVLARDYEPWVPIPSWPIPKKEKRRPFVCPKDGCKLLPSPPFDPAFKDKPCVSFPKKKFSLSELFEHPVVTSKDS; via the exons atgttgagaaCAACcttttcaaaaatcaaaagGGTCTGCAGCGTTGCCCTTATCCCTCGAATTTTTCAAGAGGACGTGAAATATGCAGCTCAGaagaaatttacaaaac ATTCTATGATCACGTCCCACGCAACAAAAACTACAAGTTCAAATTCTGGAGCAACGGATAACAATAACTTTCACGGCGGCGATAAAAAACCCGAAGATAATGTACAAAAATCGACTGAAAACCTCGCAGAAGATCGAGAAAAATGTGATCGCGTTATTAGCAAGATTTTTCCACCAGGAGACCCACTATATGCAACTCCCACTGATAAAGAAGTACTAGAACAGAAAATTGAACATATAAAAGAAGTAGAAGACGGAGTTCctataacatttaaagaacAAAAAGAATCGGACGCAACCAACTTATATTATGACTCCGAACCAAATAACTATGATACTAGATATGATGGGATTGCGGATAAATGTCTGCAAACACCACCTAAGAAGGTAGATGAACAACTTTTAAGAGAATTAGGGGTTGATCATATTCcagaaaatatagatttttaccCACAAAGACCTAAGCAAAGTTATTACAGCGAAGTTTTATATGGGAAACCACAAGTGGTCCGCTATACCAATGAAACacctaaaacaaatgaactgCAAAAAGTAAACTCCTTAAGTGATTTAGAGGTAGATAGATCATTTAAAGCAGAATTAATACAGCCCCTTATTTTTGATTCAATTTCTTTATGTGAAAGTGTAGGCAAAGGTAGCGAAGCCGATAATTTTGATGCACTCGAAGACACTCAACTAACGCCTGTAATATTAAATCCATATGCAAGTCAGTCATTTCCATTTCATGACTATGCAATCAAAGATATCTTGCTTGAAAATACTGTTGAAGAGGAATCTATGACAGTAACAACAGGGATTGATGATGttagtaataacaatttgaTACCACCCAATGAGATGGATATAGAAAGTGACGAGCGGAATGTTAGGGAAAAAGTAGAGGGTGCTATTTCTGGTTTGGCAATACCTGGTGAATCGACATCAATCGAAACTCAACCTATTACAACCATGGTAGAAAAAGAATTTGATATTCTTTATACCCAGCCCACTTCAGGACCACCAGACGGGCCGGGAACGTTACATCGACAACCAGAAAAGGTTGTAAAACAAAGTACGTCAATTTCATCCAAAAGTAAAGAAGAAAAACCACCAAACACAAAAAACACGTCTATTTCAGATAACCAAGATCCAAATGATTCTGACAATATAAACAGAATTTCCGGGGTTCATGAACGACcagactttttattaaatatgcaaGCTAATGTTTTTGCAGACAACGCGTCAATTACAGAAGACTTAAAGGAGCCAATTTTTGCAAGAAAAACTATAGTTTCTTATATAGAAGGCTCATATAAGAAAccaataattgaaattaaaatcccagtttataataaaaaaactgagcAATCAATTGAAGAAGCAACGGTACATTTTAAGGAAACTGATGATAACTCAGTGGAACAGAATACAGCTTCTTACGTTCGAGAACATTCTAATGTATCAGCATCTTGTGGACGGGGTCCAGCTAAAACACCTAAAATGCAAAAGTATTCAAACTTAGAAAGAACTGTATCACATATCGAAGTGACTGAAAAAATGCCTATTACAGAAAATACACCAGTTCTAAATGTGAGATTAAAACCCGAATATGAGGGTTTGCTAAAGGACAAAAAAGGAGTTCACCAAACTGAGGCCGCCAATTGCAATCTTGACCCCAATTTAACTGCAACTGGACCTATACCAAATATGGTTGAGAAGGAAACTGTAACACTAAAAGAGCTGTTACGTAGGATTAGAGAGAGACATCGCCTGGAATTGTGTCGGGAATATTACAATCGACTGACCAACATGAATATGACAGAAGCATGCAGCAAGCCAGGAACTCTTGGACCAAATCCATGCAAAGGAAAAGATAAGTCGCCTTGTCCGCCACCGCCCAAATGTCcttcaacaacaaaaaaagaCCCATGTGCCGCCAAAGACGACCCTTGCGCCCCAAAAAAGAAAGACCCTTGCGCGCCCAAAAAAAAGGACCCTTGCCAACAGAAAGATCCTTGcgcaaagtttttaaattccaaAATATACGACACATTATCTCTGTTTCGTATATATATCCTACCTGACTTCCGAAATGTTAACTTCCAATATCGCCAGTATAGTTCACAAGTTCTATCAACGAGAGCATTGCAAATTCGTGCCCTGAACACTCCTGTACTGAACGTTGGCACCGACACTGTGAAGGATGTAGTCCTTGCTCGGGATTACGAGCCTTGGGTCCCTATACCATCCTGGCCTATACCGAAAAAGGAAAAGAGGCGACCTTTCGTCTGTCCTAAAGACGGCTGCAAATTGCTTCCCTCTCCCCCGTTTGATCCAGCATTTAAAGATAAACCGTGTGTATCGTTTCCGAAGAAGAAATTTTCTCTCTCCGAATTATTTGAACATCCAGTCGTTACTAGCAAGGATAGCTGA